CGGGGCCGGGGTACCGAGGATCTCGACCGCTTCCACGCCGTTGTAGCGCGACAGCTTCGGTGAGCCGTAGCTCCATTCGCCCTTGGCGAATGAGGAGAACGGCACCATTTCACCCTTGCCGTTGCGCACGTACCACTTCTGCAGGTCTTCCGGGCTCATCCGCGAGTTTGGCTCGCCCTGGATGTAGACCTTCTTGACCCGACCGCGGTCGATGAAGTCGTTGACGTAGCTACCGCCCAGGGCGATCGACAGGGTGTTGTTGATGTCGGCGATGGTCACGCCCAGGGCACTGGCGCGTTCGTCGTCGATGGTCAGTTGGTACTGTGGCTCGTCGTTCAGGCCGTTCGGACGCACGGCGCTGAGGATCTTGCTCTGCGCGGCCTTGGCCAGGAACTGGTTGCGCGCTTCCATCAGTTTCGCGTGGCCGACGCCGGCGCGGTCCTGGAGGAACACGTCGAAGCCGGTGGCGTTACCCAGTTCGAGTACCGCCGGCGGGGCGAAGGCGAACACCATCGCGTCACGGAAGCTGAAGAAGTGCATCTGCGCGCGCTGGGCGAGGGCGAACACGCTGTTCTCCTTCGAGCGCTCGCCCCACGGCTTGAGCATGATGAAGGCCATGCCCGAGCTCTGGCCACGACCGGCGAAGTTGAAGCCGTTGACGGTGAACACCGAAGCCACGGTATCGGCTTCCTTGTCGAGCAGGTACTCGCGCATCTGGTCGACCACCACCTGGGTGCGCTCGGCACTGGAGCCGGCCGGGGTCTGCACCTGGGCGAACAGCACGCCCTGGTCTTCCTCGGGCAGGAACGCGGTGGGGATGCGCGCGAACAGCCAGATCATGCCGACCACGATCAGGGCGTAGGCCAGCAGGAACGGGATCTTGTTGCGCAGGATGGTGCCGACGCTGCGTTCGTAGCCGGCGACGCTGCGGTCGAAGTTGCGGTTGAACCAGCCGAAGAAGCCACGCTTGGCCACATGGTGCTCGCCCTTCTTGAGCGGCTTGAGCATGGTGGCGCACAGGGCCGGGGTGAAGATCAGCGCCACCAGCACCGACAGGCCCATGGCCGAGACGATGGTGATGGAGAACTGGCGATAGATCACACCGGTGGAACCGCCGAAGAAGGCCATCGGCAGCAGTACCGCCGACAGTACCAGGGCGATACCCACCAGGGCGCCCTGGATCTGCTCCATGGAGCGCTTGGTTGCCTCCTTGGGCGGCAACCCTTCCTCGGACATCACCCGCTCGACGTTCTCCACCACGACGATGGCGTCGTCCACCAGCAAGCCGATGGCCAGGACCATGGCGAACATGGTCAGGGTGTTGATGCTGAAGCCTGCGGCGGCAAGGATGCCGAAAGTACCCAGCAACACCACCGGCACGGTCATGGTGGTGATGATGGTGGCGCGGAAGTTCTGCAGGAACAGGTACATCACCAGGAACACCAGGACCACGGCCTCGATCAGGGTGTGGATCACCCCGCTGATCGATTCGGTGACCACCGGCGTGGTGTCATACGGGAATACGGCCTTCACGCCCGGCGGGAAGAATGGCTCCAGGTCGCTGATGGTGGTGCGCAGCGCCTTGGCGGTGTCCAGGGCGTTGGCGCCGGTGGCCAGC
This window of the Pseudomonas mosselii genome carries:
- the ttgB gene encoding multidrug efflux RND transporter permease subunit TtgB — encoded protein: MSKFFIDRPIFAWVIALVIMLVGALSILKLPINQYPSIAPPAIAISVTYPGASAQTVQDTVVQVIEQQLNGIDNLRYVSSESNSDGSMTITATFEQGTNSDTAQVQVQNKLNLATPLLPQEVQQQGIRVTKAVKNFLLVIGLVSEDGSMSKDDLANYIVSNMQDPISRTAGVGDFQVFGAQYAMRIWLDPAKLNKFQLTPVDVRTAVAAQNVQVSSGQLGGLPALPGTQLNATIIGKTRLQTAEQFEKILLKVNNDGSQVRLGDVATVGLGGENYAISAQYNGKPASGLAVKLATGANALDTAKALRTTISDLEPFFPPGVKAVFPYDTTPVVTESISGVIHTLIEAVVLVFLVMYLFLQNFRATIITTMTVPVVLLGTFGILAAAGFSINTLTMFAMVLAIGLLVDDAIVVVENVERVMSEEGLPPKEATKRSMEQIQGALVGIALVLSAVLLPMAFFGGSTGVIYRQFSITIVSAMGLSVLVALIFTPALCATMLKPLKKGEHHVAKRGFFGWFNRNFDRSVAGYERSVGTILRNKIPFLLAYALIVVGMIWLFARIPTAFLPEEDQGVLFAQVQTPAGSSAERTQVVVDQMREYLLDKEADTVASVFTVNGFNFAGRGQSSGMAFIMLKPWGERSKENSVFALAQRAQMHFFSFRDAMVFAFAPPAVLELGNATGFDVFLQDRAGVGHAKLMEARNQFLAKAAQSKILSAVRPNGLNDEPQYQLTIDDERASALGVTIADINNTLSIALGGSYVNDFIDRGRVKKVYIQGEPNSRMSPEDLQKWYVRNGKGEMVPFSSFAKGEWSYGSPKLSRYNGVEAVEILGTPAPGYSTGEAMAEVERIAGELPTGIGYSWTGMSYEEKLSGSQMPALFALSVLFVFLCLAALYESWSIPIAVVLVVPLGIIGALLATSLRGLSNDVYFLVGLLTTIGLAAKNAILIVEFAKELHEQGRSLYDAAIEACRMRLRPIIMTSLAFILGVVPLTIASGAGAGSQHAIGTGVIGGMISATVLAIFWVPLFFVAVSSLFGSKEPKEHATPETPRYEAGQ